In Candidatus Palauibacter polyketidifaciens, one genomic interval encodes:
- a CDS encoding histidinol-phosphate transaminase, whose protein sequence is MSPAVVKVRADELLRLDHNERLFPAPELVPLLARVPATALTRYPDPTGLERLLARQWGVGADRTLVTGGADDAIDRICRRWLADGREMVTVVPTFQMMPTFARLAGGRVREIPALDDPAPLEPTLDRLGERTGLVTVISPHNPTGRVASAARMLEIAERLPNGAMLLADLAYVEFADRDPTAAFLERDNILVVRTLSKAWGLAGLRVGYVLGSRTAIAELRASGSPFPLSSPSVWLAERALELGDRVTADYVAAVRSERDRLYAALGEAGAAPFASEANFILASTERAAALERRFRRSGIAVRLFADRRDLIRITVPGDEEVFQRLLSVLAADSPAAASTINGRGVR, encoded by the coding sequence ATGAGCCCCGCGGTGGTGAAGGTTCGGGCCGACGAGTTGCTGAGACTCGACCACAACGAGCGCCTCTTTCCGGCGCCCGAACTGGTCCCTCTCCTCGCCCGCGTGCCGGCGACGGCGCTGACGCGATACCCGGACCCGACAGGGCTGGAGCGACTTCTGGCTCGCCAATGGGGAGTCGGAGCCGACCGCACCCTCGTCACCGGCGGGGCGGACGACGCGATCGACCGCATCTGCAGGCGGTGGCTCGCCGACGGCAGGGAGATGGTCACCGTGGTGCCGACGTTCCAGATGATGCCGACCTTCGCCCGGCTCGCGGGCGGACGCGTGCGCGAGATCCCCGCGCTGGACGATCCCGCCCCGCTTGAACCGACGCTGGACCGGCTCGGCGAGCGAACCGGACTCGTGACGGTGATCTCTCCCCACAACCCCACGGGCCGGGTCGCTTCCGCGGCGCGGATGCTGGAAATCGCGGAGCGGCTGCCGAACGGCGCGATGCTGCTCGCCGACCTCGCGTACGTGGAGTTCGCCGACCGCGATCCGACGGCGGCGTTCCTGGAGCGCGACAACATCCTCGTGGTGCGGACGCTCTCGAAGGCGTGGGGGCTCGCGGGGCTTCGCGTGGGCTATGTGCTGGGGTCGCGGACCGCGATCGCGGAGTTGCGGGCCTCGGGATCTCCGTTTCCGCTCTCGAGCCCGTCGGTCTGGCTCGCGGAAAGGGCGCTGGAACTCGGAGACCGGGTCACGGCGGACTATGTGGCGGCGGTCCGGTCCGAACGGGACCGGCTCTACGCGGCGCTCGGCGAAGCGGGGGCGGCGCCGTTCGCCTCGGAGGCGAACTTCATCCTCGCCTCAACGGAACGTGCGGCGGCGCTGGAGCGCCGATTCCGACGGTCCGGGATCGCGGTACGCCTCTTCGCGGACCGGCGGGACCTGATCCGCATCACCGTTCCCGGGGACGAGGAGGTGTTCCAGCGCCTTCTTTCGGTACTCGCCGCGGACTCCCCGGCCGCGGCTTCGACCATCAACGGAAGAGGAGTTCGATGA
- the hisH gene encoding imidazole glycerol phosphate synthase subunit HisH, whose translation MNAARIGTGGEVGIVPTGVANLEAVRSAFRRLGRTPRVLDSAADIERAEYVVLPGVGSFADGMAELRRRGWEEALRRRVESLRPTLGICLGLQLLCDASDEAPGIPGLGCVSGRSVRLDGAGRVPQLGWNRIAAPGAAVFLRPGIVYFANSYRLEEVPAGWTGATGRHGTRFVAGFERGGVLACQFHPELSGRIGAALLNRWLEEAPAAAEASEGMTDRTRMAAAC comes from the coding sequence ATGAACGCCGCCCGCATCGGAACGGGAGGGGAAGTCGGCATCGTCCCTACGGGCGTGGCAAATCTCGAAGCCGTCCGGTCGGCCTTCCGGCGGCTCGGACGGACGCCGCGGGTCCTGGATTCGGCGGCGGACATCGAGCGTGCGGAGTACGTCGTCCTGCCCGGCGTCGGGTCGTTTGCCGACGGGATGGCCGAGTTGCGGCGCCGGGGCTGGGAGGAGGCGCTCCGCCGCCGTGTCGAGTCGCTCCGGCCGACGCTGGGGATCTGTCTCGGGTTGCAGTTGTTGTGCGACGCGAGCGACGAGGCTCCCGGCATTCCCGGGCTTGGCTGCGTTTCGGGGCGGTCGGTGCGGCTGGACGGCGCCGGCCGCGTGCCGCAGCTGGGCTGGAACCGGATTGCGGCCCCGGGTGCGGCCGTCTTCCTGCGTCCGGGCATCGTCTACTTCGCCAACTCCTATCGGCTTGAAGAGGTTCCGGCGGGATGGACGGGGGCGACGGGCCGCCACGGGACCCGCTTCGTCGCCGGGTTCGAGCGGGGCGGAGTCCTTGCGTGCCAGTTCCATCCGGAGTTGTCGGGGCGGATTGGCGCCGCCCTGCTGAACCGCTGGCTTGAAGAGGCTCCGGCGGCGGCGGAGGCCTCGGAGGGGATGACGGACCGGACCCGCATGGCGGCCGCGTGCTGA
- the hisF gene encoding imidazole glycerol phosphate synthase subunit HisF, translated as MLNVRVIPCLDVKDGRVVKGVRFANLADQGDPAALARRYERQGADEIVILDVSATADGRLARFETIGRVRDEISIPLTVGGGVRTVEDGGSLLQAGADRVSVNTAAVEQPELLAGLSSRFGAQCAVLALDAARAPSDGCPSGFEVLTHSGSNRTGLDAAEWARRGTEMGAGEILLTSFDRDGTRSGYDLALIGAIREAVTVPIVASGGGAHPGHMRAAVDAGADAVLAASIFHQGDWSIGRLKDRLQQLGVVVRR; from the coding sequence GTGCTGAACGTCCGCGTCATCCCGTGCCTGGACGTGAAGGACGGCCGGGTCGTGAAGGGGGTCCGCTTCGCGAATCTCGCGGACCAGGGCGATCCGGCGGCTCTGGCTCGCCGCTACGAGCGGCAGGGCGCGGATGAGATCGTCATCCTCGATGTGTCGGCGACGGCGGACGGACGGCTGGCACGGTTCGAGACGATCGGCCGCGTGCGGGATGAGATCTCGATCCCGCTCACGGTCGGGGGCGGCGTGCGGACGGTGGAGGACGGGGGCTCCCTGCTGCAGGCGGGCGCGGACCGGGTGTCGGTGAACACCGCGGCCGTGGAGCAGCCCGAGCTTCTCGCCGGACTGTCGTCGCGCTTCGGTGCCCAGTGCGCGGTTCTCGCGCTGGATGCCGCGCGGGCGCCATCCGATGGCTGTCCGAGCGGCTTCGAGGTCCTGACCCACTCGGGGAGCAACCGTACCGGGCTCGACGCCGCGGAATGGGCTCGGCGCGGGACGGAGATGGGGGCCGGAGAGATCCTGCTCACGAGCTTCGACCGCGACGGGACGCGCAGCGGATACGACCTGGCGCTGATCGGAGCGATCCGCGAGGCCGTGACGGTGCCGATTGTGGCCTCCGGCGGCGGTGCGCACCCCGGCCACATGCGCGCCGCCGTGGACGCGGGCGCCGACGCGGTGCTCGCGGCGTCGATCTTCCACCAGGGCGACTGGTCGATCGGCAGACTCAAGGATCGACTGCAGCAGCTCGGCGTCGTGGTGCGTCGATGA
- the hisD gene encoding histidinol dehydrogenase, with translation MIIPSIDLMGGRAVQLRQGATLEIDAGDPRPLAERFAVAGEVAVIDLDAALGRGDNAALIRELLPLAPCRVGGGIRSREAALDWLDAGARQVILGTAANPDVLGELPAERVIAALDARDGEVVVEGWQRGTGRGVIGRMEELDGLASGYLVTFVEVEGTLGGIPLDRVAALVAAAGSARVTVAGGVREVSEIAALDRMGADAQVGMAIYSGRMELGDAIAAPLKSDRADGLWATVVEDTGGRALGLAWSSAESLRTAVRERRGVYQSRSRGLWRKGETSGATQELVRVAADCDRDTLRFTVRQHGTGFCHTGTRTCFDDPVDLETRLRERLADPEPGSLTARLAGDPELLRGKLVEEAQELAEAGSKADAVAEFADLYYFALTRLLKAGGSLEDVRLELERRALKVRRRAPRAPGEATGRTASAPAAAAGGILPPIGLDEAVRAVRSPALDPAALEVARTILDDVERRGEPALREHAERLGDLEPGDDLLLDRSALERAAEALHADDRELLNRVADRIRAFAEAQRASANDLETPVAGGRGGHRLAPVGAAGCYAPGGRFPLPSSVLMTVIPARVAGVDDVWAASPRPTAAARAAAFIAGADGLLAIGGAQAIGALAFGVGGVSRCEKIVGPGNRFVTAAKRLLYGRVGLDTIAGPSELLVVASPDAEPARVAADLLAQAEHDPDAVPLLCAFDEATVEAVREETERQLATLPTAPIARQALAAGGALLVASLDEAAAICDAVAPEHLQLHGERAEPLAPRVHRYGSLFMGAATPEAAGDYGAGPNHTLPTSGAAAFDSGLSVFSFLRRPTWLTLSPEDDAYEDLLRDTAALARLEGLEAHALSAELRLTAAARGDRRRRVRAS, from the coding sequence ATGATCATCCCATCCATCGACCTCATGGGCGGCCGGGCCGTGCAGCTTCGCCAAGGCGCCACGCTTGAAATCGACGCGGGCGATCCGCGGCCTCTCGCGGAGAGGTTCGCGGTCGCGGGGGAAGTCGCGGTCATCGATCTCGATGCGGCTCTCGGCCGCGGAGACAACGCCGCCCTCATCAGGGAACTGCTGCCACTCGCACCGTGCCGGGTAGGCGGCGGCATTCGGTCCCGTGAGGCGGCGCTCGACTGGCTCGACGCGGGCGCGCGGCAAGTGATCCTGGGCACGGCGGCGAATCCCGATGTCCTGGGCGAACTCCCGGCGGAGCGCGTGATCGCCGCGCTCGACGCGCGCGATGGCGAGGTCGTCGTCGAGGGCTGGCAGCGCGGGACGGGTCGCGGCGTCATCGGGCGGATGGAGGAGCTCGATGGTCTCGCGAGCGGCTACCTGGTCACCTTCGTGGAGGTCGAAGGCACGCTGGGCGGGATCCCGCTGGATCGCGTCGCCGCCCTCGTCGCGGCTGCGGGATCCGCCCGCGTCACGGTGGCGGGGGGCGTCCGCGAGGTTTCGGAGATCGCGGCACTCGACCGAATGGGCGCGGACGCGCAGGTGGGGATGGCGATCTACAGCGGACGCATGGAGCTGGGCGACGCGATCGCGGCTCCTCTGAAGTCCGACCGGGCCGACGGACTTTGGGCGACAGTGGTCGAGGACACGGGCGGGCGCGCGCTCGGGCTCGCATGGTCGAGCGCGGAGAGTCTGCGCACCGCCGTCAGGGAACGGCGCGGCGTCTACCAGAGCCGCTCACGGGGGCTCTGGAGGAAGGGTGAGACGTCCGGCGCCACGCAGGAACTCGTCCGGGTGGCGGCGGACTGCGACCGCGACACTCTGCGCTTCACGGTACGACAGCACGGGACCGGCTTCTGTCACACGGGCACCCGGACGTGTTTCGACGATCCGGTCGACCTCGAGACCCGCCTTCGCGAGCGGCTCGCCGACCCGGAGCCGGGCTCGCTCACCGCGCGGCTCGCCGGGGATCCGGAACTGCTGCGGGGGAAACTCGTCGAGGAGGCGCAGGAACTGGCCGAAGCCGGATCGAAGGCGGACGCGGTCGCGGAGTTCGCGGACCTCTACTACTTCGCCCTCACGCGGCTCCTGAAGGCCGGCGGCTCCCTCGAGGATGTACGTCTCGAACTCGAGCGGCGCGCCCTCAAGGTGCGTCGCCGAGCCCCGAGGGCGCCGGGGGAGGCGACCGGTCGGACGGCTTCGGCACCCGCCGCCGCGGCGGGCGGGATCCTGCCGCCGATCGGCCTCGATGAGGCCGTGCGGGCGGTGCGCTCGCCGGCGCTCGACCCGGCAGCCCTCGAGGTCGCGCGAACGATCCTGGACGATGTCGAGCGGCGCGGGGAGCCGGCGCTCCGCGAGCACGCCGAGCGGCTCGGCGACCTCGAGCCGGGCGACGATCTGCTCCTCGACCGGTCGGCTCTCGAGCGCGCGGCGGAAGCACTGCATGCCGACGACCGCGAATTGCTGAACCGCGTGGCGGACCGGATCCGCGCGTTCGCTGAGGCCCAGCGGGCATCCGCGAACGACCTCGAGACGCCGGTCGCGGGCGGTCGCGGCGGCCATCGGCTCGCCCCCGTCGGAGCGGCCGGCTGTTACGCGCCCGGGGGGCGCTTCCCTCTCCCGTCCTCGGTGCTCATGACCGTCATCCCCGCGAGGGTGGCGGGCGTGGACGACGTGTGGGCCGCATCGCCGCGCCCGACCGCGGCGGCCCGGGCCGCGGCCTTCATCGCCGGCGCGGACGGCCTGCTGGCCATCGGCGGCGCGCAGGCGATCGGCGCGCTCGCCTTCGGCGTCGGAGGCGTCTCCCGCTGCGAGAAGATCGTGGGGCCGGGCAACCGGTTCGTCACCGCGGCCAAGCGCCTCCTCTACGGCCGGGTCGGCCTCGACACCATCGCCGGTCCATCCGAGCTGCTCGTCGTCGCCTCGCCGGATGCGGAGCCGGCGCGCGTCGCGGCCGACCTGCTCGCCCAGGCCGAGCACGACCCGGACGCCGTCCCGCTCCTGTGCGCCTTCGACGAAGCGACCGTCGAGGCCGTACGCGAAGAGACCGAGCGGCAGCTGGCCACGCTCCCGACCGCACCGATCGCGCGTCAGGCCCTGGCGGCCGGCGGCGCCCTCCTCGTGGCAAGCCTCGACGAGGCCGCCGCCATCTGCGACGCCGTGGCGCCGGAGCACCTGCAACTGCACGGCGAGCGGGCCGAGCCGCTGGCTCCGCGCGTCCACCGGTACGGATCGCTCTTCATGGGGGCGGCCACACCCGAGGCGGCCGGCGACTACGGAGCCGGACCGAACCACACGCTTCCCACGTCGGGCGCCGCGGCGTTCGACTCGGGACTCTCGGTGTTCTCGTTCCTGCGTCGACCGACGTGGCTGACGCTCTCGCCCGAAGATGACGCCTACGAGGATCTGCTGCGGGACACCGCCGCGCTCGCCCGACTGGAGGGGCTGGAAGCGCACGCGCTTTCGGCGGAACTCCGGCTCACGGCGGCGGCCCGGGGAGATCGCCGTCGGAGGGTCCGCGCCTCGTAA
- a CDS encoding sigma-70 family RNA polymerase sigma factor: MLVLRAQRGERAAFGELVTRYMQRAYYTALGLVGNHDDALDLSQEAFARAFRARARIDPERPFFPWLYQIIRRLCFNHTRDQRSRRLKLEQAGSWLTDTTMGRRPLSPDQAVVRAELREQVGAAIERLPERERETLVLREFEELRYREIAELLGIPIGTVMSRLYRARRSLAREIETAGTRPGQEGGSGDE, from the coding sequence ATGCTCGTTCTTCGCGCGCAGCGTGGCGAGCGTGCGGCCTTCGGCGAACTCGTCACACGATACATGCAGCGTGCCTACTATACCGCGCTCGGCCTCGTCGGGAACCACGACGACGCCCTGGACCTCTCTCAGGAGGCCTTCGCCAGGGCGTTCCGCGCGCGCGCCAGGATCGACCCCGAACGTCCCTTCTTCCCCTGGCTGTACCAGATCATCCGCCGACTCTGTTTCAACCATACGCGGGACCAGCGGTCACGCCGACTGAAACTCGAACAGGCCGGCAGCTGGCTTACGGACACGACGATGGGACGGCGCCCTCTCAGCCCCGATCAGGCGGTCGTGCGTGCCGAACTGCGCGAACAGGTCGGGGCGGCCATCGAACGCCTCCCGGAACGGGAACGGGAGACGCTCGTCCTGCGCGAGTTCGAGGAGCTGCGGTACCGGGAGATCGCCGAGTTGCTGGGGATCCCGATCGGCACGGTGATGTCGCGCCTCTATCGGGCGCGGCGGTCCCTCGCACGCGAGATCGAAACGGCGGGAACCCGTCCCGGCCAGGAGGGAGGTTCGGGCGATGAGTGA
- a CDS encoding heavy metal-binding domain-containing protein, translated as MIITSRNDLAGYRILEEFGLVRGSTIRARHLGRDILAGLKTIVGGEIQEYTKMMAEAREQAVDRMEAEAAAAGANAILCVRFSTSYILGGTAEIVVYGSAVKVEES; from the coding sequence ATGATCATCACCTCCCGAAACGACCTCGCCGGATACCGGATCCTGGAGGAGTTCGGCCTCGTCCGCGGCAGCACGATCCGGGCGCGCCACCTGGGCCGCGACATACTCGCGGGTCTCAAGACCATCGTGGGAGGCGAGATCCAGGAGTACACGAAGATGATGGCCGAAGCGCGGGAGCAGGCGGTCGATCGGATGGAGGCCGAGGCGGCGGCCGCCGGCGCGAACGCGATCCTCTGTGTCCGCTTTTCGACCTCCTATATCCTGGGAGGGACCGCCGAGATCGTGGTCTACGGCTCCGCCGTGAAGGTCGAGGAGAGCTGA
- a CDS encoding alpha/beta hydrolase — MALRMLVAAGCVLSSPALAQEPDPDPAEGAGVEGRWAGSVVLPTAELPFAVTFERADGALSASMDIQGQVGLPLTAVSHADGRVHFELETPIGLAAWDGALTGDTIEGDTIEGEFTQGVVTATFSVSRADLPEAGAEEPPPYREEEVSFENGDVHLEGTLTLPEGTGPFPGVVLITGSGPQDRDEIVAGFAVFRLLSDHLTRQGIAVLRYDDRGVGGSSGSVATSTSADFAGDALAGLARLAEHPAVDPARVGLVGHSEGGIIAPIAASRSDAVRFTVLLAGSTVPGTEILYEQSAAIQRASGVPEDRIAWNTDFQRRLFAALEAGEGLEAYREELGATIREGIETLPEAQRAAISDVDAYVQGQIDAQIDRVETPWFRYFLTYDPTEGLRGTRVPVLALFGGLDLQVLPDQNRPPLEEALAGNPDVTVEVLPRANHLFQAATTGSPAEYALLEKRFVDGFLDTISDWILARFSS; from the coding sequence GTGGCGCTGAGAATGCTTGTCGCGGCCGGGTGTGTGCTCTCCTCTCCAGCGCTGGCGCAGGAGCCGGATCCCGACCCGGCGGAAGGCGCCGGCGTCGAGGGCCGGTGGGCGGGATCCGTCGTTCTTCCCACGGCCGAGTTGCCCTTCGCGGTCACCTTCGAGCGCGCCGATGGAGCGCTCTCCGCGAGCATGGACATCCAGGGTCAGGTCGGTCTGCCTCTCACAGCCGTGTCCCACGCCGACGGCCGCGTGCATTTCGAACTCGAAACCCCGATCGGTCTCGCCGCGTGGGACGGAGCCCTCACGGGTGACACCATCGAGGGTGACACCATCGAGGGCGAATTCACCCAGGGCGTCGTGACCGCCACGTTCTCCGTGTCGCGGGCCGATCTTCCGGAAGCGGGGGCGGAAGAGCCGCCCCCGTACCGGGAGGAAGAGGTCTCGTTCGAGAACGGCGACGTACACCTCGAGGGCACGCTGACGCTTCCGGAAGGGACGGGACCGTTCCCGGGCGTCGTCCTGATCACGGGTTCGGGACCCCAGGACAGGGATGAGATCGTGGCCGGGTTCGCCGTCTTCCGCCTCCTCTCGGATCACCTCACGCGGCAGGGGATCGCGGTCCTCCGGTATGACGATCGTGGCGTCGGCGGCTCGTCGGGGAGCGTCGCCACCTCCACCTCGGCCGACTTCGCGGGCGACGCGCTCGCCGGCCTCGCGCGGCTGGCGGAGCATCCGGCTGTCGACCCGGCCCGGGTCGGCCTCGTGGGGCACAGCGAAGGGGGCATCATCGCCCCCATCGCGGCCTCACGCTCGGACGCCGTCCGCTTCACCGTGCTGCTGGCCGGTTCGACCGTGCCCGGCACCGAGATCCTGTACGAGCAGTCCGCGGCCATTCAGCGCGCGAGCGGCGTGCCCGAGGACCGCATCGCGTGGAATACCGACTTCCAGCGCCGTTTGTTCGCGGCCCTTGAGGCGGGTGAGGGCCTCGAGGCATATCGGGAGGAGCTGGGGGCCACCATCCGCGAGGGCATCGAGACCCTGCCCGAGGCGCAGCGCGCCGCGATCTCCGACGTGGACGCCTACGTGCAGGGCCAGATCGACGCGCAGATCGACCGCGTCGAGACGCCCTGGTTCCGCTATTTTCTCACGTACGATCCGACCGAAGGTCTGCGGGGCACGCGGGTGCCGGTGCTCGCACTCTTCGGCGGGCTCGACCTGCAGGTGCTCCCCGACCAGAACCGCCCGCCGCTGGAGGAGGCGCTGGCCGGGAACCCGGACGTGACGGTCGAGGTGCTCCCGCGTGCCAATCACCTCTTCCAGGCCGCGACGACCGGATCCCCGGCCGAGTACGCGCTGCTCGAGAAGCGTTTCGTCGACGGCTTCCTCGACACGATCTCCGACTGGATCCTCGCCCGCTTCAGCAGCTGA
- a CDS encoding transporter substrate-binding domain-containing protein: protein MAERGVELKSKAIEPIVRRLVAGFAIVGVGCGGAVEPPLSATCGDAPLTVAFYALFAPVSYSADENPNSPGFSRHMGYEADLLSALEAMPGTGLSFVRRPIVDWPGIWLLPATPDFDMAGGGITILESRTLDDTGARAVAFTSGHITFRQSLLVRSEDAARLSSYHALTSAVRVGVLAGTTGEARLLQITGIVDGSGVLRAGTRVETPAGTVVADGTGAFTITAAMASPVLEGRTRFHPPSSDMPQVVYLGRESGDQELFDALRDGRIDAVAQGEIGSGEAAHRSGGEFTVAARDSLAEFGGFTLDAEDRDLLACIDARIDWLTDERRTGFADWLANPSVFRQRAALWARRVNGLRQQ from the coding sequence ATGGCTGAGCGAGGTGTCGAGCTGAAGTCAAAGGCGATAGAGCCGATCGTGCGGCGGCTGGTGGCCGGGTTTGCGATCGTCGGTGTGGGCTGCGGAGGCGCCGTGGAGCCGCCGCTGTCGGCCACATGCGGCGACGCTCCGCTCACGGTGGCGTTCTACGCACTCTTCGCGCCCGTAAGCTACAGCGCGGATGAGAACCCGAACTCGCCCGGGTTCAGTCGGCACATGGGCTACGAGGCCGACCTCCTCAGCGCGCTCGAGGCCATGCCCGGGACCGGACTCTCCTTCGTGCGCCGCCCGATCGTCGATTGGCCCGGAATCTGGCTTCTGCCCGCGACGCCGGACTTCGACATGGCCGGCGGCGGCATCACGATTCTCGAGTCACGGACGCTCGACGATACCGGTGCCCGGGCGGTTGCGTTCACGTCCGGCCACATCACGTTCCGCCAGTCGCTCCTGGTGCGCAGCGAGGATGCCGCGCGGCTCTCATCCTACCACGCGCTCACGAGTGCGGTGCGCGTGGGCGTCCTTGCGGGGACAACGGGTGAAGCGCGGCTGCTCCAGATCACGGGAATCGTGGACGGTTCCGGTGTGCTCCGAGCGGGGACGCGCGTGGAGACGCCGGCCGGCACGGTCGTGGCGGATGGGACGGGGGCGTTTACGATCACGGCCGCCATGGCATCGCCCGTCCTTGAGGGCCGGACCCGCTTTCACCCCCCATCCAGCGACATGCCGCAGGTGGTGTACCTCGGCCGGGAGTCCGGCGATCAGGAATTGTTCGACGCCCTGCGCGATGGACGCATCGACGCCGTGGCCCAGGGGGAAATCGGAAGCGGCGAGGCCGCGCACAGGTCGGGCGGAGAGTTCACTGTGGCCGCCCGGGATTCCCTCGCCGAATTCGGGGGGTTCACGCTGGACGCGGAGGACCGCGATCTGCTGGCCTGCATCGATGCCCGAATCGACTGGCTGACCGACGAACGCCGCACGGGCTTCGCGGATTGGCTCGCCAACCCGTCCGTCTTCCGGCAGCGGGCCGCCCTCTGGGCCCGGCGGGTGAACGGGTTGCGACAGCAGTAG
- a CDS encoding M20/M25/M40 family metallo-hydrolase produces the protein MYARYAWPFKGLIVSIPLGMAIVGGIPAGAAAQAPGDEVRRLAEHPAVQRAFGIIEELEPRTIRELIELTQVRAPPFMEEERARVYAEWLREAGADSVSIDEEGNAIGIRYGRGGARGSTPEGERRIVALSGHLDTVFPEFVDVTVEQRGDTLFAPGIGDDTRGLIAVLTVLRALEAAGIETEADVQFIGTVGEEGLGDLRGMKYLFREGADPIHTWIDVDGTGLGRIVNKGLGSHRFRVIFRGPGGHSWGAFGLANPAHALGRGVRHFQDVADTLTRSGPRTSYNVGRIGGGTSVNAIPFEAWMEVDMRSESAESLGRIDTAFRGAMRRALAEENALRRAGPEIELELDQIGDRPSGEVADDHPLVERAIEVMRIFGTQPELTRSSTDSNIPIALGIPAVTIGSGGVGGGAHSPAEWWINRDGHLGIQANLLLLVSEAGLAETIP, from the coding sequence ATGTACGCACGATATGCCTGGCCCTTCAAGGGACTCATCGTCTCGATCCCCCTTGGCATGGCCATCGTCGGGGGCATCCCGGCTGGGGCGGCGGCCCAGGCGCCGGGTGACGAGGTGCGGCGCCTCGCCGAACATCCCGCGGTGCAGAGAGCCTTCGGGATCATCGAGGAACTCGAACCGAGGACGATCCGCGAACTCATCGAACTCACGCAGGTACGGGCACCCCCCTTCATGGAGGAGGAGCGTGCCCGGGTCTACGCGGAGTGGCTCCGCGAGGCCGGCGCCGACTCCGTGTCCATCGACGAAGAGGGCAACGCGATCGGGATCCGATACGGCCGGGGCGGCGCGCGGGGATCGACGCCGGAGGGGGAGCGGCGGATCGTCGCGTTGTCGGGGCACCTGGACACGGTGTTCCCCGAGTTCGTCGACGTGACGGTTGAGCAGCGCGGAGACACGCTGTTCGCCCCCGGCATAGGCGACGACACGCGCGGCCTCATCGCGGTCCTCACGGTGCTGCGGGCGCTCGAGGCCGCCGGCATCGAGACGGAGGCGGACGTTCAGTTCATCGGGACGGTCGGGGAGGAAGGGCTCGGCGACCTGCGCGGGATGAAATACCTGTTTCGCGAGGGCGCCGACCCCATCCACACCTGGATCGACGTCGACGGCACGGGACTGGGGAGAATCGTGAACAAGGGGCTCGGCTCCCATCGCTTCCGCGTCATCTTCCGGGGCCCGGGCGGCCATTCGTGGGGGGCGTTCGGGCTCGCGAACCCGGCCCACGCGCTGGGACGCGGGGTCCGGCACTTTCAGGACGTGGCGGACACGCTCACGCGCTCCGGGCCTCGCACGAGTTACAACGTGGGCCGGATCGGAGGCGGGACCTCGGTGAACGCGATCCCCTTCGAGGCGTGGATGGAGGTGGACATGCGGTCGGAGAGCGCGGAGAGCCTCGGGCGCATCGACACCGCCTTCCGGGGGGCGATGCGCCGGGCGCTGGCGGAGGAAAACGCCCTGCGCCGCGCGGGACCCGAGATCGAACTCGAACTGGACCAGATCGGAGACCGTCCCTCGGGAGAGGTCGCGGACGACCATCCCCTTGTCGAGCGGGCGATCGAGGTCATGCGGATCTTCGGGACCCAGCCCGAACTCACGCGCTCTTCCACCGATTCGAACATCCCGATCGCACTCGGCATCCCCGCGGTGACGATCGGAAGCGGCGGCGTGGGAGGCGGCGCCCACTCACCCGCCGAATGGTGGATCAACCGCGACGGCCACCTCGGGATCCAGGCGAACCTCCTCCTGCTGGTGAGCGAGGCGGGCCTGGCCGAGACCATCCCCTGA